The genomic window GTCGGATCACACTTCCATTTCTTTGAAACCAACAAGCTTTTGGAATTTGACAGAGAAAAAGCTTATGGCAAAAGACTTGACATTCCTTCAGGAACTTCAGTCAGATTTGAACCTGGCGAAACTAAAACAGTTTCCCTCATTGAAGTAGGCGGCAATAAAAGAACATTTGGTTTCAATAATCTAGCCGACTCTCAAGTTAATGACGACAACAAACACATAGCAATGAATAATGCCAAAGCCAAGGGCTTTTCTAAATAAGGAGTTACAATGACAAAAATATCAAGAAAACAATATGCTTCAATGTTTGGTCCAACCGTAGGCGATAAAGTCCGATTGGCAGACACTGAATTATTTGCAGAAATCGAAAAAGACTACACAACCTATGGTGAAGAACTTAAATTCGGTGGTGGAAAAACATTACGCGATGGTATGGCTCAAAGCGTTAGTTCAGATTCTCACGAACTTGACTTAGTTATTACCAACGCAATGATCATCGATTATAATGGTATCTATAAAGCTGATATCGGCATCAAAGATGGAAAAATTGCTGGTATAGGCAAAGCAGGCAATAAAGATATGCAAGATGGTGTCTGTGGCAATATGACCGTAGGAGCTGCAACAGAAGCACTTGCTGCTGAAGGAATGATTGTTACTGCAGGCGGTATAGATACTCACATTCACTTCATTTCACCCCAACAAATTCCTACAGCTCTATATAGCGGTATTACTACAATGATAGGTGGAGGAACTGGACCTGCTGATGGAACCAATGCCACAACTTGTACTCCAGGCAAATGGAACCTTAAAGAAATGATTCGTGCTGCTGAAGAATACACAATGAATCTCGGATTTTTCGGTAAAGGCAACAGCTCCAATGAAAATTCTCTCGCTGAGCAAATCAAAGGCGGTGCTTTAGGATTAAAAATCCACGAAGACTGGGGTGCTACTCCTTCTGTCATCAACCACGCTTTAAATGTAGCTGATGAATATGATGTGCAAGTTGCCATCCATACAGATACCTTAAATGAAGCAGGTTGTGTTGAAGATACAATCAAAGCCATTGCAGGAAGAACTATCCATACTTTCCATACCGAAGGTGCTGGTGGCGGGCACGCTCCTGATATTATCAAAATTGCTGGAGAACCCAATATCCTACCTGCCTCTACTAATCCAACCATTCCATTTACAAAAAACACAGCTGATGAACATTTAGATATGCTAATGGTTTGCCACCACTTGGATAAAAAAATCAAAGAAGACGTTGCATTTGCCGACTCTCGAATCAGACCTGAAACCATTGCAGCAGAAGATGCACTTCATGATATGGGAATTTTTTCTATCACAAGTTCTGACTCACAAGCAATGGGACGTGTTGGTGAGGTTATCACCAGAACATGGCAAACAGCAGATAAAAATAAAAAAGAATTTGGCAGACTCAAAGAAGAAACAGGCGATAATGATAACTTCAGAATCAAACGCTATATTGCCAAATACACTATCAATCCCGCTATTGCTCACGGAATTTCTGAATATATCGGTTCTGTGGAAATAGGTAAATACGCAGATCTTGTAATTTGGCATCCTGCATTTTTTGGAATCAAACCTGAAATGATTATCAAATGTGGTATGATTGCAGGTGCAAGAATGGGAGATTCAAATGCTTCCATCCCGACTCCTGAACCTGTAATCTATCGTGAAATGTTTGCACATCACGGGAAAGCTAAATTTGATACCAATATCACCTTTGTCTCCAAAGTGGCCTATGAAGATGGTATTAAAGAAAAATTAAAGCTTGATAGAATTGTTCTTCCGGTTAAAAACTGCCGCAATGTCACTAAAAAAGATATGAAGAACAACGATGTGACTGCTCATATTGATGTTAATCCCGAAACCTACGAGGTTAAAGTCGATGGTAAAAAGGTAACTTCTAAACCAGCAGACAAGCTTAGCCTTGCTCAACTTTACAATTTGTTCTAGTCTAACCTCCCGACTTGGGGGATATTAATTTAATTAAAAGGATGAATCAATGTTAGGACTTGTATTAATGTATGTCGCCATTGTTTTGATGAACAACGGTTTTTGCCGAATAATGAAAGCTGATGGCAAAAGTACTGCCGTAATGAACGTATTTGCTGGCTTGCTTTCAGTAATTGCAAATATTATCGTGATTGTTCATGGGGATTTTGAAAATAACCTTACAGATCTTTATGCTGCTGCTACAGGATTGCTCTTCGGCTTTACCTATCTTTTCGTAGCTGTCAATAATATCTGGAACTTAGACTGGAGACCTTATGGTTGGTATAGTCTTTTTGTTGCTATCAACTCAATTCCTGCTGCTT from Helicobacter sp. 12S02232-10 includes these protein-coding regions:
- the ureB gene encoding urease subunit beta, giving the protein MTKISRKQYASMFGPTVGDKVRLADTELFAEIEKDYTTYGEELKFGGGKTLRDGMAQSVSSDSHELDLVITNAMIIDYNGIYKADIGIKDGKIAGIGKAGNKDMQDGVCGNMTVGAATEALAAEGMIVTAGGIDTHIHFISPQQIPTALYSGITTMIGGGTGPADGTNATTCTPGKWNLKEMIRAAEEYTMNLGFFGKGNSSNENSLAEQIKGGALGLKIHEDWGATPSVINHALNVADEYDVQVAIHTDTLNEAGCVEDTIKAIAGRTIHTFHTEGAGGGHAPDIIKIAGEPNILPASTNPTIPFTKNTADEHLDMLMVCHHLDKKIKEDVAFADSRIRPETIAAEDALHDMGIFSITSSDSQAMGRVGEVITRTWQTADKNKKEFGRLKEETGDNDNFRIKRYIAKYTINPAIAHGISEYIGSVEIGKYADLVIWHPAFFGIKPEMIIKCGMIAGARMGDSNASIPTPEPVIYREMFAHHGKAKFDTNITFVSKVAYEDGIKEKLKLDRIVLPVKNCRNVTKKDMKNNDVTAHIDVNPETYEVKVDGKKVTSKPADKLSLAQLYNLF
- a CDS encoding AmiS/UreI family transporter, yielding MLGLVLMYVAIVLMNNGFCRIMKADGKSTAVMNVFAGLLSVIANIIVIVHGDFENNLTDLYAAATGLLFGFTYLFVAVNNIWNLDWRPYGWYSLFVAINSIPAAYLSYKSGTDEGFWFAVIWGLWGILWLTGWIETVLKKELPWVPYLAIFEGIVTAWIPAWLIITGYWL